From a region of the bacterium genome:
- a CDS encoding GNAT family N-acetyltransferase, whose translation MLTLDLFAGTDPQVRDALRIRETVFVQEQGVPLDLEIDDYDGIAWHVLAREDDQAVATARLISLDASRVKIGRVATLPAHRGKGIASKLVRLLMEYARREGFAEAVLDSQLDAMPLYEKLGFVAEGQIFMDADIPHRRMTRKLEGI comes from the coding sequence ATGCTGACGCTCGATCTCTTCGCCGGCACCGACCCCCAGGTCCGCGACGCGCTGCGCATCCGCGAGACCGTCTTCGTGCAGGAGCAGGGCGTCCCCCTCGATCTCGAGATCGACGACTACGACGGGATCGCCTGGCACGTGCTCGCCCGTGAAGACGATCAGGCGGTCGCCACCGCCCGGCTCATCAGCCTCGACGCGAGCCGGGTCAAGATCGGCCGCGTCGCCACCCTGCCCGCGCACCGCGGCAAGGGGATCGCAAGCAAGCTCGTCCGGCTCCTGATGGAGTACGCCCGGCGCGAGGGCTTCGCCGAGGCCGTCCTCGACAGCCAGCTCGATGCCATGCCCCTCTACGAGAAGCTCGGCTTCGTCGCCGAGGGCCAGATCTTCATGGACGCGGACATCCCCCACCGCCGGATGACCCGCAAGCTCGAGGGAATTTAG
- a CDS encoding S8 family serine peptidase — MRTDARMAQAQATNNRPAQATPLRAAAQPRTALAQDALKLSARSSRPQPAAPVLPPKPAKRMLDNEANLAALKAQAAKDQMPSVITSDGKTLSYFNGALPTESKIARLHADEAISLADRITVGGKKHTVLYTDDGFAELDQRKVTVAVIDSGVAPKSRILEGRLLTGYNTGTKGTDTADDEEGHGTAVASIIAGSDTADSVAKGVSILPIKIQDWDDDKFLPQLADGIRYAADHGAKIINVSVGANFLDPNHQWELSPSDPKVHAEAIKAVSEAIAYAEEKGSLVVVAAGNEGDQLPDTVLFPASDPRVVAVSNLDDTQRPARLSKDSSRGPAVDLAAPGTKTLAWFGGGYGYHSGSSFAAPYVSGVAALIAARHPDWTPAQIKEQLYKTARDLGAPGKDDSYGHGAVNAIEAVFGK; from the coding sequence ATGCGCACCGACGCTCGCATGGCCCAGGCCCAAGCCACGAACAACCGTCCCGCTCAGGCCACCCCCTTGCGCGCGGCCGCACAGCCCCGCACCGCCCTCGCCCAGGACGCTCTGAAGCTCTCCGCCCGCTCTTCCCGGCCGCAGCCGGCCGCACCGGTCCTGCCGCCCAAGCCCGCCAAGCGCATGCTGGACAACGAGGCGAACCTCGCCGCCCTCAAGGCGCAGGCCGCCAAGGACCAGATGCCGAGCGTGATCACGAGTGACGGGAAAACCCTCTCCTACTTCAATGGCGCGCTTCCCACCGAGAGCAAGATCGCCCGCCTCCACGCGGACGAGGCCATCAGCCTGGCCGACCGGATCACCGTCGGCGGCAAGAAGCACACCGTCCTCTACACCGACGACGGCTTCGCCGAGCTGGACCAGCGCAAGGTCACGGTCGCCGTCATCGACTCGGGAGTGGCCCCCAAGAGCCGCATCCTCGAAGGCCGGCTGCTCACGGGCTACAACACGGGCACCAAGGGCACCGACACCGCGGACGACGAGGAGGGTCACGGCACTGCCGTCGCCTCGATCATCGCGGGCTCGGACACCGCCGACAGCGTGGCCAAGGGGGTCTCGATCCTGCCCATCAAGATCCAGGACTGGGACGACGATAAGTTCCTGCCCCAGCTCGCCGACGGCATTCGCTACGCCGCCGATCACGGCGCCAAGATCATCAACGTCAGCGTCGGCGCCAACTTCCTCGACCCCAACCACCAGTGGGAGCTTTCCCCCTCGGACCCCAAGGTCCACGCCGAGGCCATCAAGGCGGTGAGCGAGGCGATCGCCTACGCCGAGGAAAAAGGCAGCCTGGTGGTGGTCGCCGCGGGCAACGAAGGCGACCAGCTGCCCGACACGGTCCTTTTCCCCGCCAGCGACCCTCGCGTGGTCGCGGTCTCCAACCTCGACGACACCCAGCGCCCCGCCCGCCTCTCCAAGGATTCGAGCCGGGGCCCCGCCGTCGATCTCGCCGCGCCCGGCACCAAGACCCTCGCCTGGTTCGGCGGGGGCTACGGTTACCACAGCGGTTCTTCCTTCGCCGCCCCCTACGTTTCAGGTGTTGCCGCCCTCATCGCCGCCCGCCACCCTGACTGGACCCCGGCCCAGATCAAGGAACAGCTCTACAAGACCGCCCGGGACCTCGGCGCCCCGGGCAAGGACGACTCATACGGCCATGGCGCCGTAAACGCCATCGAGGCCGTCTTCGGAAAGTAG
- a CDS encoding zinc carboxypeptidase, with protein MRKNFKRFATALGFTLSLTALAGCNGALQLGNSNSDKQNAQNAAESQAPRSQVRIYFRDVSQLEAASRAGVDLFENVDRTAGTVDALATAKGEDALKRLGIRYEVLEAPRTTRGAGLPSGYQTVEAVMADVKQVAANYPSIVRLETIGKSLQDRPLTAVHVTSKPQGIQPAVLITSGQHARELPPVELNMRLLKLLTEQYGKDPAITKLVDTRDIWLVPVLNPDGRTMVEGGSAMWRKNARNNGDGTRGVDTNRNADDHFEQGNPSTHADDYRGSAPFSEPESQAIRDLCAREKFTVSLDIHCYGGMFLWPPGNTSTPTKDEATFRKIGDHIAKPLGYRYGTINRTIYPTYADMATWQYNAHGILAFAAELQDPRFNPPFSQVDTDWKQWKDNLLYLIDVADSPRTRS; from the coding sequence GTGCGAAAGAATTTCAAACGCTTCGCCACCGCCCTCGGGTTCACCCTCTCCCTGACGGCGCTCGCCGGTTGTAACGGCGCCCTCCAGCTCGGCAACAGCAACTCTGACAAGCAGAACGCCCAGAATGCCGCCGAGAGCCAGGCCCCGCGCAGCCAGGTGCGGATCTACTTCCGCGACGTCTCCCAGCTGGAGGCGGCCTCGCGCGCCGGGGTGGACCTGTTCGAGAACGTGGACCGCACGGCGGGCACGGTCGACGCCCTGGCGACGGCCAAGGGTGAAGACGCCCTCAAGCGCCTCGGCATCCGCTACGAGGTCCTCGAAGCCCCCCGCACCACCCGGGGCGCGGGCCTGCCCTCGGGCTACCAGACGGTCGAGGCCGTGATGGCCGACGTCAAGCAGGTGGCCGCGAACTACCCTTCGATCGTGCGGCTCGAGACCATCGGTAAGTCGCTGCAAGACCGCCCCCTCACGGCCGTCCACGTGACGTCCAAGCCCCAGGGCATCCAGCCCGCGGTGCTCATCACCTCGGGCCAGCATGCCCGCGAGCTGCCCCCGGTCGAGCTGAACATGCGTCTGCTCAAGCTTCTGACTGAGCAGTACGGCAAGGATCCCGCCATCACCAAGCTGGTGGACACCCGCGACATCTGGCTCGTGCCCGTGCTGAACCCGGACGGCCGCACCATGGTCGAGGGCGGCAGCGCCATGTGGCGCAAGAACGCCCGCAACAACGGCGACGGCACCCGTGGGGTGGACACCAACCGCAACGCCGACGACCACTTCGAGCAGGGCAACCCCAGCACCCACGCCGACGACTACCGCGGCAGCGCCCCCTTCTCGGAGCCCGAGTCGCAGGCGATCCGCGACCTGTGCGCCCGCGAGAAGTTCACCGTCTCGCTGGACATCCACTGCTACGGCGGCATGTTCCTCTGGCCGCCCGGCAACACCAGCACCCCGACCAAGGACGAGGCGACCTTCCGCAAGATCGGCGATCACATCGCGAAGCCCCTGGGCTACCGCTACGGCACCATCAACCGCACCATCTACCCGACCTACGCGGACATGGCCACCTGGCAGTACAACGCCCACGGCATCCTGGCCTTCGCCGCCGAGCTCCAGGACCCGCGCTTCAACCCGCCCTTCTCCCAGGTCGACACCGACTGGAAGCAGTGGAAGGATAATCTGCTTTACCTGATCGACGTGGCGGACAGCCCGCGCACCCGCTCATAG
- a CDS encoding DUF4153 domain-containing protein, which yields MPPFSSPRSRALATGILQGGAFYLLYWLITHRVAAFRQPTVFLPATTFVAFVPLALQLLAPLPPSWRKWAFTLAATSVLLATAFYTGWTTNSETFGAINALSRALTFGLRIAIGWFLALCLMQDWIETGSRKHPYASFLHALGHHAYVIGSSVLFVGIVWSLLGIGSGLFTVIGLQLVADMFFDPLFFFPFTTTLFAWSIHHRQTRGFTPQKLRQQVSFYAWLTPLASGIALLFLASLPFTGLEPLWGTGHATSLMLALQVATLALTSLTVQDGSHEPPFSPRLRGLITLSLFAMPLYAILCAYSLGLRIQQYGWSVSRVWAALLVATIGLWGVGYALAPLKRHDRWLALVPALNKAFATLIVLIAILVNTPLLDAERIAVASQVNRLLEGTAAIKDFDFAYLKSHSGKYGHDAYQRLASLTAHPQAAVIKGAIEALQDKPKVAIAPLNSTAELLVRTEVYPRGKALDATLAAYLFERYREGASEVSCYRTTPSCLMVAIDLNGDRTEEFVLLEDAFHVFSRTPKGWTNVGQLQNETWGDLTRAALRRRLQNAPPRAIPAKWHNLSLGELEFRVRPRYPSPAAATPSSQAAAYPD from the coding sequence ATGCCGCCGTTTTCATCCCCACGCTCCAGAGCACTCGCCACCGGCATCCTGCAAGGGGGCGCATTTTATCTCCTCTACTGGCTCATCACGCACCGGGTCGCCGCATTCAGGCAGCCTACCGTATTCCTTCCCGCTACGACCTTCGTGGCCTTCGTTCCGCTCGCCCTTCAGCTCTTGGCCCCTCTACCGCCTTCGTGGCGCAAGTGGGCCTTCACGCTGGCCGCGACGTCGGTCCTGCTTGCCACAGCGTTCTATACAGGCTGGACCACCAATAGCGAGACCTTCGGCGCGATCAACGCGCTCAGCCGTGCCCTGACCTTCGGCCTGAGAATAGCCATCGGCTGGTTTCTCGCTCTCTGCCTGATGCAAGACTGGATCGAAACCGGCTCACGGAAGCATCCCTACGCCTCCTTCCTACACGCCCTGGGACATCACGCTTATGTCATCGGGAGCAGCGTTCTCTTCGTCGGTATCGTTTGGAGCCTGCTAGGGATCGGAAGCGGCCTCTTCACGGTGATCGGTCTTCAGCTGGTCGCCGACATGTTCTTCGATCCGCTCTTCTTCTTCCCCTTCACGACAACCCTCTTCGCCTGGTCGATCCACCACCGCCAAACCAGAGGGTTCACCCCTCAAAAGCTCCGCCAGCAAGTAAGCTTCTATGCCTGGCTGACACCGCTCGCAAGTGGCATCGCCTTGCTCTTCCTCGCCAGCCTTCCCTTCACAGGCCTCGAACCGTTGTGGGGCACCGGCCATGCCACTTCCTTGATGCTCGCGCTACAAGTCGCGACCCTGGCACTGACCAGCCTCACCGTGCAGGACGGAAGCCACGAGCCGCCTTTCTCGCCCAGGCTTCGTGGTCTCATCACGCTGAGCCTCTTTGCCATGCCGCTCTATGCGATCCTGTGCGCCTATTCGCTAGGGCTTCGGATCCAGCAATACGGCTGGAGCGTGAGCCGCGTTTGGGCCGCCTTGCTCGTCGCCACCATCGGGCTCTGGGGGGTCGGATACGCGCTTGCCCCGCTGAAGCGTCACGATCGGTGGCTCGCTCTCGTCCCGGCCCTGAACAAGGCCTTTGCCACGCTGATCGTTCTGATCGCGATCCTGGTCAACACGCCGCTCCTGGATGCCGAGCGTATAGCGGTCGCAAGTCAGGTCAATCGTCTCCTCGAAGGCACGGCCGCCATCAAGGACTTCGACTTCGCCTACCTGAAGTCGCACTCAGGCAAGTACGGCCACGATGCCTACCAGCGCCTCGCCAGTCTCACGGCGCACCCCCAGGCAGCGGTCATCAAAGGAGCGATAGAAGCCTTGCAAGACAAGCCAAAAGTCGCGATCGCCCCGCTGAACTCGACGGCCGAACTCCTCGTCCGGACCGAAGTCTATCCACGCGGCAAAGCCCTGGATGCGACCCTCGCCGCCTATCTGTTCGAGCGCTACCGAGAAGGGGCCAGCGAGGTTTCTTGCTACCGTACGACCCCCAGCTGCCTCATGGTGGCCATCGATCTGAACGGCGATCGCACCGAAGAGTTCGTGCTGCTCGAGGACGCCTTCCACGTTTTCTCGCGCACGCCGAAGGGTTGGACGAACGTCGGCCAACTGCAGAATGAGACCTGGGGCGATCTGACGCGTGCCGCGCTGCGGAGACGCCTCCAGAACGCCCCCCCGAGAGCCATCCCTGCCAAATGGCACAACCTCTCGCTCGGCGAGCTGGAGTTCCGAGTGAGGCCCCGTTATCCTTCTCCCGCTGCAGCGACTCCCTCAAGCCAAGCAGCGGCATATCCCGATTGA
- the recQ gene encoding DNA helicase RecQ, with protein MRVESAIEPRLLDLLQRHWGYDSFLPNQAEAVQAVLERRDCLVILPTGGGKSMCYQLPALALDGMAVVVSPLLALMKDQVDALVSNGIAAATLNSTLSADEKRRTYQAIRDGQVKLLYMSPERLSAPDVHDLLKSTSISFFAVDEAHCVSQWGHEFRPDYRNLAKLREWFPEVGIHAYTATATEAVREDVVRALGMNDALTLVGSFDRPNLLYRAEYRKDMLAQVRAVLDRHAGEAGVIYCIRRADVESLCETLQGLGYKALPYHAGLSPETRRVNQEAFSTERVDLIVATVAFGMGIDRSNVRFVIHTGMPKAIENYQQEAGRAGRDRLDAECVLLYGAADPMAWRTIQGNPQSDYDRLALDKINEMYRFCRTLTCRHRFLVNYFGQEFEGESCGACDVCLGEHAVLPDSLVVAQKILSCVARVKERFGARYVAEVLKGSKTAKVLQNGHDQLTTYGLLSEYQLTDIGDWIDQLTGLDFLVREGEFHTLRLTPGGWALLKGEASVQLTLPRQVERKAPSRRAGAEGLALSPQEESLFQELRGWRRAIAQERGVPPYLILGDATLKELAHHRPTSQLGLRGIKGIGEAKARDLGDRLIELIQQQAQTLGLSVGPEAPLVSVSKAAAPAAEPAIDKPGRANPQREAAFEAFRASKTVDEVAALTGRAASTVEGYLLEFIQDENVTRPEPWLSRATYARVVEAAARLQAERLKPIYEDLGERVSYGDIRLALAIRANQAFEE; from the coding sequence ATGCGAGTTGAATCTGCGATCGAACCCCGCCTCCTCGATCTGTTGCAGCGCCACTGGGGCTACGACAGCTTCCTGCCCAACCAGGCCGAGGCGGTTCAGGCCGTGCTTGAGCGGCGTGACTGCCTCGTCATCCTGCCCACGGGCGGTGGTAAGTCCATGTGCTACCAGCTGCCCGCGCTCGCCCTCGACGGCATGGCGGTGGTCGTCTCGCCTCTTCTGGCCCTCATGAAGGACCAGGTGGACGCGCTCGTATCCAACGGGATCGCGGCTGCCACCCTCAACAGCACCCTCTCGGCCGACGAGAAACGCCGGACCTACCAGGCCATCCGCGACGGGCAGGTCAAGCTCCTCTACATGTCGCCCGAGCGTCTCTCGGCTCCGGACGTCCACGACCTCCTCAAGAGCACGTCCATCAGCTTCTTCGCCGTGGACGAGGCCCACTGCGTCAGCCAGTGGGGCCACGAGTTTCGGCCCGACTACCGCAACCTCGCCAAGCTCCGCGAGTGGTTCCCCGAGGTGGGCATCCACGCCTACACCGCGACCGCTACCGAGGCGGTGCGCGAGGACGTGGTGCGCGCCCTCGGCATGAATGATGCCTTGACGCTCGTGGGCAGCTTCGACCGCCCCAACCTTCTCTACCGGGCCGAGTACCGCAAGGACATGCTCGCCCAGGTGCGCGCCGTGCTCGACCGTCATGCGGGCGAGGCGGGCGTGATCTACTGCATCCGCCGCGCTGACGTGGAGAGCCTCTGCGAGACCCTGCAGGGCCTGGGCTACAAGGCCCTGCCCTATCACGCGGGCCTCAGCCCCGAGACCCGCCGGGTCAACCAAGAGGCCTTCTCGACCGAGCGGGTGGATCTCATCGTGGCGACCGTCGCCTTCGGGATGGGGATCGACCGCTCCAACGTGCGCTTCGTCATCCACACGGGCATGCCCAAGGCCATCGAGAACTACCAGCAGGAGGCGGGCCGCGCGGGACGCGATCGCCTCGACGCCGAGTGCGTCCTCTTGTACGGTGCCGCCGACCCCATGGCCTGGCGCACCATCCAGGGCAACCCTCAGTCCGACTACGATCGCCTCGCCCTCGACAAGATCAACGAGATGTACCGCTTCTGCCGGACGCTCACCTGCCGCCATCGCTTCCTGGTCAACTATTTCGGCCAGGAGTTCGAGGGCGAGAGCTGCGGGGCCTGCGACGTATGCCTCGGTGAGCACGCGGTCCTGCCTGACTCGCTGGTGGTGGCCCAGAAGATCCTCTCGTGCGTCGCCCGGGTCAAGGAGCGCTTCGGCGCCCGCTACGTGGCCGAAGTTCTCAAGGGCTCCAAGACCGCCAAGGTCCTCCAGAATGGTCACGACCAGCTCACCACCTACGGCCTCTTGTCCGAGTACCAGCTCACGGACATCGGTGACTGGATCGACCAGCTGACGGGGCTCGACTTCCTGGTGCGCGAGGGCGAGTTCCACACCCTGCGCTTGACGCCCGGAGGCTGGGCGCTGCTGAAGGGCGAGGCGAGCGTGCAACTCACCCTGCCGCGCCAGGTCGAGCGCAAGGCTCCGAGCCGTCGGGCGGGGGCCGAGGGTCTCGCCCTCTCGCCGCAAGAGGAGAGCCTGTTCCAGGAGCTGCGCGGGTGGCGCCGCGCGATCGCCCAGGAGCGCGGCGTGCCGCCCTACCTCATCCTCGGGGACGCGACCCTCAAGGAGCTCGCCCATCACCGCCCCACTTCGCAGCTCGGCTTGCGTGGGATCAAGGGCATCGGCGAAGCCAAGGCGCGAGATCTGGGCGATCGCCTGATCGAGCTCATCCAGCAGCAGGCTCAGACTCTTGGCCTGAGCGTTGGCCCCGAGGCACCGCTCGTCTCGGTTTCCAAGGCCGCAGCCCCTGCCGCCGAGCCTGCCATCGATAAGCCCGGCCGGGCCAACCCCCAGCGCGAGGCGGCCTTCGAGGCCTTCCGCGCGAGCAAGACGGTGGACGAGGTCGCCGCGCTCACGGGCCGGGCCGCGAGCACCGTCGAGGGCTACCTGCTCGAGTTCATCCAGGACGAGAACGTCACGCGCCCTGAGCCCTGGCTCAGCCGTGCGACCTACGCCCGGGTGGTCGAGGCGGCAGCGCGCCTTCAGGCCGAGCGCCTCAAGCCTATCTACGAGGACCTGGGTGAGCGCGTCTCCTACGGGGACATTCGCCTCGCCCTGGCCATCCGGGCGAATCAAGCTTTCGAGGAGTGA
- a CDS encoding S8 family serine peptidase, with product MFRKYVPLSLALALVLAVGCHQAPVATPTEWGITVHDAPAASKHPPEALTGPRDVPADSYLPRQLLVRLAEGADAAVALEGFERFGEISLGDRIVGLRIPEGMSLVDAHARLLDRPGVTDVSLNWRQRPSASYVAPNDTLFGSQWAHQVTEAKALWGGADPVKNLDASKVIVAVLDTGLDVTHPEFAQRVVAAADFSVDPSRPSSQMRDTDGHGTHCAGIIGAAGNNATGVAGLAWDVNLMPVKVLGEQGGTDFGILSGFVYALGLDSDGNGLDDDGYRKVLPQGKEDCRTRIISMSLGSSYQGRSPFYDFVFAEARKRGVMVVVASGNDGAEVCAPANSPDCLSVSSTSRYQVGEVIWEWLSGFSNRGDRIDVAAPGGQIYSTVPTYANSTGTTSYATMSGTSMACPYVAGLAALLVAKHDPSNTRLNAAFHDQVRQHIMATSDDLGALGRDDKYGHGRVNVRRAVTSPFPAQVL from the coding sequence ATGTTCCGGAAGTACGTCCCCCTATCTCTCGCCTTGGCGCTCGTGCTGGCGGTCGGGTGCCATCAGGCGCCCGTGGCAACGCCGACCGAGTGGGGAATCACCGTCCATGACGCGCCTGCTGCGAGCAAGCACCCGCCCGAGGCCCTCACCGGGCCGCGCGACGTGCCGGCTGACTCCTACTTGCCCCGGCAACTGCTCGTGCGCCTCGCCGAAGGCGCCGATGCCGCCGTTGCGCTCGAGGGCTTCGAGCGGTTTGGGGAGATCAGCCTGGGCGATCGCATCGTGGGCCTGAGGATTCCCGAGGGCATGAGCTTGGTCGACGCGCACGCACGCTTGCTCGATCGTCCGGGCGTCACGGACGTGTCGCTCAACTGGCGGCAGCGGCCGAGCGCGTCGTACGTGGCGCCGAACGATACCTTGTTCGGATCGCAGTGGGCTCACCAGGTGACGGAGGCGAAGGCCCTCTGGGGCGGGGCGGACCCCGTGAAGAACCTCGATGCCAGCAAGGTGATTGTCGCGGTGCTGGACACGGGGTTGGACGTGACCCACCCGGAGTTCGCCCAGCGGGTGGTGGCGGCGGCCGACTTCAGCGTTGATCCCAGCCGTCCGTCTTCTCAGATGCGTGACACCGACGGCCACGGGACCCACTGCGCGGGGATCATCGGAGCGGCGGGCAACAACGCCACGGGCGTGGCCGGGCTCGCGTGGGATGTGAACCTGATGCCGGTGAAGGTCCTAGGGGAGCAGGGTGGCACCGATTTCGGGATTCTCTCCGGTTTCGTCTACGCCCTCGGCCTCGATTCGGACGGGAATGGCCTGGACGATGACGGCTACCGCAAGGTTCTTCCCCAAGGCAAGGAGGATTGCCGGACTCGGATCATCAGCATGAGCCTCGGGAGCAGCTATCAGGGCCGGAGTCCGTTCTACGACTTCGTGTTCGCCGAGGCCCGCAAGCGTGGGGTCATGGTGGTCGTCGCGAGCGGCAACGACGGCGCCGAGGTCTGCGCACCGGCCAACTCGCCGGATTGCCTGAGCGTCTCGTCTACGAGCCGTTACCAGGTAGGGGAGGTCATCTGGGAGTGGCTCTCTGGCTTCTCGAACCGTGGCGATCGCATCGACGTCGCAGCTCCGGGCGGCCAGATTTATTCGACCGTTCCCACCTACGCCAATTCCACGGGCACTACCTCGTACGCCACGATGAGCGGCACTTCGATGGCCTGTCCCTATGTCGCGGGTTTAGCGGCGTTGCTCGTCGCCAAGCATGATCCTTCCAACACCCGGCTGAACGCCGCTTTCCATGATCAAGTTCGCCAGCACATCATGGCGACGAGCGATGACCTAGGTGCCCTCGGGCGGGATGACAAGTATGGCCACGGGCGGGTTAACGTGCGCCGTGCCGTGACGAGCCCCTTCCCAGCGCAGGTCCTGTGA
- the rnd gene encoding ribonuclease D yields the protein MAPNSEIRFIDTPKGLQALCDDLAGCDVLALDTEFIRERSYAPRLELVQVASRDGVVAAIDYGTLGRMDNDPFADLLRDESILKVFHAAEQDLEVLSALTGELMPTMFDTQLAAGLVGYGAKPGYGALVEAVLKIRLPKGESMTDWSIRPLTEAQLTYALDDVRHLLAVYDKVHAALTQSGRFEWAQQECDRLVGAVAAQQKARENPETLYMRVRGKGGLDSAGLCVLRELAMWRESEAQRRDKPRGSILKDEMLVEISRRSPKRTQQLRNLRGIQPRDLDRYGDELVDLVARALSRPRAEYPVAEPPSPPPDEATLALADLLQAVTHTVAAESGIAASLLATNGDLQRLAEAYRRGESLSLSFLEGWRGTLLGERLRAILEGRSALGWDPKDHSLRLVSL from the coding sequence ATGGCACCCAACTCCGAGATCCGCTTCATCGACACCCCCAAGGGGCTCCAGGCCCTATGCGACGACCTGGCCGGCTGCGACGTGCTCGCCCTCGACACCGAGTTCATCCGCGAGCGTAGCTACGCCCCCCGCCTGGAGCTGGTCCAGGTGGCCTCGCGCGACGGCGTGGTCGCCGCCATCGACTACGGCACCCTCGGCCGGATGGACAACGACCCCTTCGCGGACCTGCTGCGCGACGAGTCGATCCTCAAGGTCTTCCACGCCGCCGAGCAGGATCTCGAAGTCCTCAGCGCGCTGACCGGCGAGCTGATGCCCACCATGTTCGACACCCAGCTCGCCGCGGGCCTGGTCGGCTACGGCGCCAAGCCCGGCTACGGGGCGCTGGTCGAGGCCGTCCTCAAGATCAGGCTGCCCAAGGGTGAGAGCATGACCGACTGGTCGATTCGCCCCCTGACCGAGGCCCAGCTCACCTACGCCCTGGACGACGTGCGCCACCTCTTGGCCGTCTACGACAAGGTCCACGCCGCCCTTACCCAGTCGGGTCGCTTCGAATGGGCCCAGCAGGAGTGCGATCGCCTCGTCGGCGCCGTCGCCGCCCAGCAGAAGGCCCGCGAGAACCCCGAGACCCTCTACATGCGGGTGCGCGGCAAGGGTGGCCTGGACTCGGCCGGCCTGTGCGTGCTGCGCGAGCTGGCCATGTGGCGCGAGAGCGAGGCCCAGCGCCGCGACAAGCCCCGCGGCTCCATCCTCAAGGACGAGATGCTGGTCGAGATCTCCCGCCGCTCGCCCAAGCGCACCCAGCAGCTGCGCAACCTGCGCGGCATCCAGCCCCGGGACCTGGACCGCTACGGCGACGAGCTGGTGGACTTGGTCGCGCGCGCCCTCTCGCGCCCGCGTGCCGAGTACCCCGTGGCCGAGCCCCCCTCGCCCCCGCCCGACGAGGCGACCCTCGCGCTCGCCGACCTCTTGCAGGCCGTCACCCACACGGTCGCTGCCGAGTCGGGGATCGCCGCCTCGCTGCTTGCGACCAATGGCGACCTTCAGAGGCTGGCCGAGGCTTACCGCCGAGGCGAGTCGCTGAGCCTCTCCTTCCTCGAAGGCTGGCGCGGAACGCTCTTGGGGGAGCGCCTGCGGGCCATCCTCGAAGGTCGCTCTGCACTTGGCTGGGATCCCAAGGATCACAGCCTACGCCTCGTAAGCCTCTAA
- a CDS encoding PH domain-containing protein, which translates to MGIFDALLGNASEITVDEVKSKYGHILAEGERYEHAYKLIRDMFLFTDKRLILVDVQGITGKKIEFHSIPYRSITHFAIETAGTMDLDAELKIWLSGRAEPITKQFNKQLNIYALQSLLATYALR; encoded by the coding sequence ATGGGAATTTTTGACGCCCTCCTCGGCAACGCATCCGAGATCACCGTGGACGAGGTCAAGAGCAAGTACGGCCATATCTTGGCCGAGGGCGAGCGCTACGAGCATGCCTACAAGCTGATCCGGGACATGTTCCTCTTCACCGATAAGCGCCTAATCTTGGTGGATGTGCAAGGCATCACCGGCAAGAAGATCGAATTCCACAGCATCCCCTACCGCAGCATCACCCACTTCGCCATCGAGACCGCGGGCACCATGGATCTCGACGCCGAGCTCAAGATCTGGCTCTCGGGGCGCGCGGAGCCCATCACCAAGCAGTTCAACAAGCAGCTCAACATCTACGCGCTGCAATCCCTGCTGGCGACCTACGCACTGCGCTAG